CGATGGAGTCCCGAATCGTGTCCTACACATTTACCCTCAATTTCTTGATTACTGATCCTTTGTTTTCgataatattgtcacggggattcacaatgcctcgtaacaatattgaCGACTTATACGTTGTCGAGTATTAAACGATCTCTTTAGCTTCACTGAATATTTGTATTTAGTGCCCCAAATTTAACAATCGCGCTGCGCACTCACAGTCGGCCTTCGTGCCACCCACCTCCGCACTTAGCGCGCACTATTCTGGAAAGCGAGCGCGAGTCACAGAAACGTGCAGCTTGCGCACTGTTGCGTAAAACGGATAGGATAAATGCACTTGCTACAAGGAACAACCGGGGGGGGAATGCACGAGCACGTCACAAGCAAACGTGCAAAGCAATTGAACAAGTACGGCATCGATTAACGCTTTCCGAGAACAGAACAAACTGAGCAGCCGAGACTCGGAGGTCACGTGGTGGGCAGTAATTTGGTATCCCGGGAGGAAGAAATAAAATCATGTAGAatccatcgacgatgattgtcaatgtaagcgtaTGGCCCGAGCGAAGGAACGAACGAACAAGTGGCTCAACCCAGGCCCTCATCCGAACTCTCTTACCCGAGTTAGTGTGTTCAGTAGTTCTGTTTTTGCGGTTAGAATATTGAACTGGGACTTTGATTTCGCAGCTTCAGTCACTGTAGTGTCCCCCTTTCCTTGCGATTCTAAAGCGCGAATGCAAGCGACCTTCATCGCCAGATTGTTGAGAAATCAAGTCCTCCTTGCCTCCCGCGCACACCATACCCACTATGCCCACAGCCCAATAAGACCACGTCGTTGGAATCTTCATCTGGAATAGTTGCCGGAATAGTTGCTGGAATAGTTTCAAGTCATCTTGAGCTTGTTTTTTAGATACTCTATCCTGCCCCCGTCTAAATCTCAGCTAACCTGTAAACGGTATAATTCATGTTCTCTTCTGCATAAGCCAACAGTGGGCTTGATAACTGCCTTTGTACAGACACCTAAAGCCTCTCTTTTGATGCGTGTTTTTCAGCACTGAAGTGACCGCTCTCTTCGCCAAAGTGGTCCTTCGCTGCTCTAACCCTGCGACTCCTCCAGCTACCTTGGCCAGCGCAAACCTACCGCGGCCAGTTCCTGAATTGCAACCGAGTGCCACGTTATCCCTTGGCGCAGTGGATGAAGCCGTGGCTCAACGTTCTGTGGAATACCTCCGGACTGCACGAGCTGGGCATCTATTTGCCGGGCATGGACGAAGTGCAATGTCGCACTCTATTCCGAGCTGTCGCCAACAACAAGGCATTAAAGAAGCTGGTACTCCAAGAGGTGCCACTGATCGCGAATAGCAAAGGCAGCAGCAATCTGGTGGTCCTGTCCAGAACTATCCAAGAGTTAAGCCTCGGCGACCGCGTTCACCTCATGAACATTATCGTGACCTTTGAGAAcgcgcccaagatattggcaTCCGCGGAACTACCAACCGTGAACTTCAACAACCTCCGCATCGAGTTCAGCGCAGAACGGGACCTGGATTCTTTAATGGAATGCTGCGAGGCGCTCTCTCACCGCGGAACCTTGACATCAATATCGGTCTGCTGCATGTTGATGCGTGAACCCGCGTTCGGCGCCCTGTTGGATTGGCTAGCAAAGTCGTCCACATTGACGCACGTGGAAATCGTCGCCTGTGATCACGCAGGGATAGAGAGCTTTTGTGGTTACTGCATCGACATGTACGACTGGGTGGTGTCGGCGCTGTCTAAGAACGCCAACATCGCTAGAGTAAGCTTGGTTGGCGTCAAGGTACAATCGAAACACCTTTACGTGCTCTGCGACTGCGCTTACAAGCATCGAAACCTCATCGAGATCAGCCTGGCTCCAAATTGCAGAGACGTCGACACGTGCATCCCGAATCACAGTAGCTCGCGAAACATGGATTCCTACGTGGCCGCCATGAGGGTAAGATCCATTCTTCTTCGATTTTCTTTACTAGGGTAGCAAATGTTCAAACACTCCAGACGCTCGCGCCACATCTGCGGTGTCCCGAATGCAAGGGCTCATGCACGACAGGAGCACCCAGTCTGGCTGTATTTATTTCGCGGGGAAATAAATTAAACAACGCAAATAAATCCGAATGTTTTCATGATGGAATTTCCAGTAGACACTGCATGGCTGGTGTGACTACCGGCACAGTGGGAGAAGCAGCAAAGTGCagtttcctgcaaaaattacTAAAGGGAACTCTGTCGCTATGGTCGATGAGAACCGAAAATGTACGCTGACCAACTCGAGCTCAATTTGCATAGATAGCTAGTTAGGCTCGCCTATTTTCGTGACATCAGGCGGTTCAGCGTGCTTACAACAGTCGTTCTCTCCGTACGGATTAGTCCTTGAGTCACTCGTTTTAGGATGAAACCTGAACGTCTTGAGAAAATTTGTGGCATGAGCTTCATATCGGCACTCAGTCAAGCAATGTTTGAGCTTGAAACAACAAGCTTTTATTGTCCGGTTAGCGAAGCATTCACATTAGCTGAGCAAAGTCATTTAAGCAGTGGGCGGTCCTCCGGCTGGATCGGCTCTCTTTGAGACGGGAAGAGCCGGTGCACTGCGTTTTTGTGGGTGCAGCTTGGACCGCATTCTGAGGTTGTCACTAACGACAATGTCTATGGAAGCTTCAAACACGTTCGTTCAGTCGGTATGATGATGATTCGTACTTTTCGTTTTCGAAAAACATATCATTTTCGAAAAACATATATGCTGATAAATGCGACAATTCGAAATGATTATGCTGTGTTTAGAAAACTTTAATTGCCTAAAAATTTAGAAACATGAAACACAATAATTGATTCAGAAGAACGCCTGAAGCCACGAAGCTGAACATTTGACTAATCGGTGCGTACCCATCATTCCGTGGTAGCTGGGCAACAGCGGTTCCCTCTAGCGAGTTTTGTGGGAACCTCTGTGCTGCAAAGCATTCCGTCGGGACGAGCTTGCGAGGGAACTTCTCTGAAGACCGTATTAattatttccttctttccttgttTAGCGATGCTGCGCTCGTTGAAACGCTGACGTTTGGCGTATTCCAGAAGTGCAACTTTCCAACTGAGCAAATCCAATATTTGTCTAGCGTCGCGTTAAGTCAGATGGGCTGCGTAATCAAATGAACAGCAACTTGCCAACAACTTACTTCTTCACGGGCTACTGACATGACATTTTAAACAACTATTTATTAAAATTAGATTATGTGAAGGTTCGGAACCTTTAAACCCTAGAAAAGTTAGTGACAAGGCTCGGATTGCCGTAAATAATTTAAAATTGCTTTTATACTGTCAATTACGCTTTCGTTTCCCAGAAGGATAGTGTGTTGTGACATCATCGCTCAGTATGTGGTCATGTGGGAGCACGACATTGGGATGCTTTGACTCCCGCTATGCTGCTACATCGACCCTCGCAATTAGTAGTAGCGTAATGGACGACCTAGCGATGCCGGATCGAGTGTCGAGACGTCGCAATGTCACTCGGAAACGTCGCAATGACGAAACGTCACCTGACCGCCTTCTGTGTCATGAAGTCACAACACCGCAGAAGCAAAACTGCAACTGACTGTAGAAAATCTCTGATAATAAATCATTAGGGGTGCAGTAGGTCTGACCGTATCTCTTCCACGGTTTAAAATCACCATGGCTTCAGTTGAagcaaacgaacaaaaaaaaaaaaaaaagaaggaaaactcGGAAATATCGCGTCAGTAGCCGTGTTAGCGATATGCCGTGATCGATGTAAGGTAATATTCATCTCTTAGCTTGAATGTGCAAATTTACCTCCGTCATAACTATAAAAAGGAAGTAGTCTGGTTGCTACATAAAATATGTCTTTGCTGGATCAGATTGAACATGGACGCGTCTGCACATGTACATCCCTTATGCGGATGTAAGCCATGCTAAGTCACTAGAGTGCGCCAGCTTTTCAAGTTTCGAAATGTTTTTAGATTGTGTCCACATGGCACATCCCAGGAACATCAACATTCCAGCTGCGCTCTTTCGAATGAGATTCTTTACCTTTGGAATTAGGGATTGCATATTCTGCCGAACCAAACAGTGAAATAGTGAGCTATCTGTCATGTCTGTCATTTTCCCCTCTTGGGTCCAGGAAATAGTAATTTCAAATCAGCTCCTTTGACAGCATATTTTTGCCTATCTCGAAAGCCATGTTGACACGCTGCAGACGAAGGAAGCGACCACTGACGTCATGGCTGGTATGTTTGAACAGCTATAGCAGCGGAAAgcacaaagcttttcgttagCAAGGGCTGTTTGGCACGGGCCAGACGTTTTGCTTAGCGAATGTCCAACAAAACAACTGGCTGAAGAATAGTTCGAGCGTAGTAACATTCCTGTGACTACGGGCCTATGTTGTGCACAATATGGCTTCCAAGGCGTCCACGGAATTTTACTGCACAGGCAGCATGGCAACTGCCTGGCCTTGGAGATCGGCCTCCATTAATGTTGAGGGAGCCTTCGCTGCGAGTTGCGATGTTGACGCGAGATATTCGCGCATAATATTCATTGCTGCTTCTCTTCCAAATGCTGAACACTCGCAGGAGCTGCAGGAGATCATGCGCAAGAACGCCTGTCGGGTCAGTGCGGCGGCCATGTTCGTCTTGGGCGAGGGCATCCTCAAGGGCGCCAGAGTCATCGAGTCCCTGCACAACCATCCACGGCTGCTGGAACTGGTGCGGAAAGGCGCATGTGTCACCGAAGCCGAGGCCCAGGCGATGGCCCAGCGAGCCATGAATAGGGTTCGAGACTGCAGCCTTCGCGAATACATGAGGCTTACCGGCGTGGTCAAGGAGAAAGTGGAGCGCCTTGACCCCGAATCCAAAGAAGTCCACCTCGTAGACTTGCCGGATGATTTCTTAATCCGCGTGCGCCGATGCTTGAAGCTTACACACGTTGTTATCCCACGCGGTGTAGAAGTCTGTGATTGGCCCACCGGGCCCGTGCCCCCCTTGAAATGTCCGTTTAAGCATCGAGCCTGCCCAGTTACCCCTTTCCTCCCTAGCTTCCCTTCCCCATCCCCCAAGAAAAGTTCTGACAACGCCACTGGCTGCCCATAACGACCTATCTCCTTGCACGACTAACTTACGGAAGCGCGCGTGCCTATACAGCAAACCCAGTATGCATGCACGAACCGAGAAATAAAATCATTATTATGTTCAGAGAATAGCGTCGTTAttccttttcttgtttttgtaTAGAAGCCTTATAATACAAATGTCACGCGAATTATTACCGCTTCACCTCTTCGGAAAGATGAAAGTTGGCAACCTTTCTAACTATCGATAATTAATAGCAAACACTTCTAGCGTGTGGTTGATAAGGAGGACTCGCCGGACGTCTATTACGATGTTTTTCTTTCGAAATCTGAAGGAACatgctacgtttttttttctttagtaaaGCCTAGCCCAGATGAAATATCTAGAAGAAATGGGTGTAAAGAGGACTATGCATATCTTTCACGGGTTTCACTCGTCATCACAGCTCACGCCTTCGGTATAAGCAGCCGCCATGACTGGGTACATTCTCTATACACCCGACACAAGCACCGTGGGTTACGCGCAGGAATGGTGCCTGCTTATTGcggcgctttttctttttttggcgcgATAACCATGCCGATTTCTGTGATGTTCAGCTATCTAAACAGAACCAAGAGTTTCGGCGAGATAGACCTTTATAAGAAACCAGGCATCGATTTCTTTAGGTAGCCGAAAATAACTCATGGCAGCGTGattaaaagttgtcgcagtttcacctgaaaggtgaagcatcaattgcgatagcaaatttgaagagagctatacggagtaatgatagcagctttatcagctgtataaacttggacatgcagcagcaccggcaacacgcagaactgttgtcgacgccgtcggcgttttgcccgcgttcgctcaaaatgcgtgcggcgttggggactgttgccggagcctctgatgtaaataggcacttggtgccgcagctaaacgtcgcctcccttccctccccctccccccacggcctttcgtgcgtcggaagaaggcacgtttgctctacatatatggtgattgtagtcgcgggatcgaatcccggccacggcggccgcatttcgatgggggcgaaatgcgaaaacacccgtgtacttagatttaggtgcacgttaaagaaccccaggtggtcaaaatttccggagtcccccactacggcgtgcctcataatcagaactggttttggcacgtaaaaccccataatctctctatggtgattgtagaggaggaaagagacgcctacttctgcagcccttaagggagcacggcgcagaacgcgcgtttgttctccgccgtgcgttcactccccgtgaaagcgcgcgtccctcgcgccctttcactcgcacatacagcgttcggcgcgaggcgacgatttcatctccattgacgtcatacggaacctcacggcgacggcgacgccgacggcagaaatctgcttttgagtgtccatataattgctatcgcaataatataataAACAAAGGTTCTCAAAAAATCACAGACACTGTGGCTGCCTCGTATTAACACAGCAAAGTTAAGGGATCTCCACAACGTGCGCGTTTGGGGTCGTGAAACACGATAATTCTGATAGTTCGTGTTCTGCCACCGTTTAGAATCGTATCCGCGCTGTTCTCCGGAGAATTAGTAACGCCAATCCAATATCAGCAGAAAATGCGAGTAGCTGCTGTTATTTCTAACTGCCAAAGGCACGGGAAGTAGTTTACCAAGATATGTTTATGAAGGAATAAGGCGCTTTAGGAGAAATGATGGTTCAGTACCTGATTAGGGAAAGGCGTAACACTTGGTCATTGGCGGTACGTTTTCATTACTACCGGAAAATTTAGTGCTAATTTTCGAGCAGTTAACTTATGCTCGCATACCCTCACATTCATAGACACCGACTACGAGGGAAGCTCGAGCCTCCTTCGTAGGTTTccggacaggggggggggggggggggggtgcagacaCCCGCCTCCCTGCACCCCACTTCCTCATTTCCAGGCCTCTGTCGCCCCCATATGATGTTTATTGTAGGGTATTCCTAACTTTTCACCTGTTCATTTCTGTAAATTGACTTAAAGCTTGTTATGATAGTGTTCGTACAGACGCGCTCCGTTGTTTTGTGGAATAAAATTTTCATTCTGTGCAAATGCTGATATTCGAGGGACAATCGCATTAAAGAGGATTCACCAAACTAATCTTCATTTCTAATGGTACACGGGCAGCTTCTACATAGAGGATAAATATGTTGCTAAATGTTCGCATTGCTTCCAACGTTGCGCTGCAAGTATTTACAGCGAGGGAACTAGTGTGACTAGGAGCACTTGAAAAGGGTATATGTTTGTTTTAATGGTGTCCTGGAAGAGCTAGATCATCGACGGAGTTTATATTTAGAAGTTAAGACGTGCTGATAAGCTACTTAGCAATTGATGACTTTGTTATAGGAGCGCCCTTGAAAACATGGACACAATAAATAAGAACACGGGGAGATACGCTGAATTTTGTGTTCGTGTTTATTCATTGCGttgcctatacagggtgtcccaactatcatgcatcaagatttaaatatatgcaaatgccacgtaactggacagagtcaaggttatgttgtttgccatcgcttgcagaaactcagattaatttttgcattccgcctaattacacaattagtcttatttaattattctcaaatattatagttagatgaaaagtgtcaacgagaaagttgtagagaaacatgaaaaactccagacacagctttctgtagctcaatacctGTTACATATAAGTACTTTTCCAAGCATGAACGAGCAACCATGGCcactcgaggcgctttgcgtgtattcgcgtgtaCTTTTTGTGTAGATAGAATGTGGGGGATTATTTACGGTAATCCGCAGAAAGAAAATTTATTAGTGTTGGTTAATTAATGGCTAAATCCCAATTACTAAGTAttcgtattttcttttttgctatgtAGGAGAGTTATTAAAACGCTCACAAAGTTATACCAACAAGAAGAAAATTCACAGGGTCTTCTATGTTAGCCCTAAGAAGACTGGAAGGCGAAcggccaagtgccgatgcatgaAAGACAGACACCGATATAGTGTTGCCGTGGAATTCCACTGCAGGGGAAGTGCACACGTCTGCATTCTCCTGTGGCTGAATAAAGCGCCGGCGAAGGATttgagcaataaagcattgcataccccccgagtagttgtagtggtggttttcaacaggtGCTCTTGACATTCGCTGGGATGGCGAGTAAATTTTTTGGACACTGCTCTCCGCGAAGTCATGCCAAAGAGTAAACGCTCCAAATAACACAACTACCACACTCTTTTTTACTTACGCGTTGTGAAGAATGTGCGGCTTATAGTGCCTCCTGCGTTGTATACGCGTATGTCTCACCGTGGAAAAGGGTGCGTGAATGTGCATAGTGCCTTCGACAATTAAATTGTGCAGTTTAACAACCACGGAAACATCGCACTCTGTCGTTTCTCTTGCTCTCTCTTTGTGTTGGCGCCAGTTTTATTCTGCTAACGGCCACGTGAGCGGATCTGCAGCGCGGCAGTGACGAATCACTTCAAGCCTAAAAGAACGTTTTACTATAACGACCATTATTTGCAATAAAGGGAAATAAATTTAGACGCACGCTTATGACGTCTATAATATTGTCTTCTATATAAAGTAAAATAATGGTCAGGCATTTACTGGCTGCAAGCACGATTTTTTTAGCTACTTTTTGCTGGTTGCAGACAAGCTAAAGCATCTAATTTCTCTCGGAGTTCGTATGGTGTGGAAAATATGGTATATGAACACGTagacataccggagcaaatgGAGTCCTGGATGATTTAGTTATTCCCGCGCGCTACTGTAGAGAACGATTGTCCCGAGTTACCCATTGATTTTGAACTGTCTCGAAAAGAATAGCGTGCCAACGTAGAATCGCTTAAGACCAGGACAATAGTCCCGCCACTAAAGTCAAGACGATCAGATCGCTTTAAAAAAAGTTGACCAAAATTGCAcaaaagaatggaaagaacaacgtagaaaaacaagaaaagaaaccgATGCTCTATATACGTACATTGTTTGAATAGGGATATAAGAACCGGCCAGCACAAACTCTACTTTTCAGATTTGCGTTATCCTTAAATATGGCCAAAGTTTCCAGTTCCCAGATTCTGGTCATTTTCGCTGTTGTGGCCGCTGTTCTTTCAAATACGCTCGACCTAAACACCCCGTTTGTTCTCGCTTCCCCACTTTTCGGGTGTTGCGGGAGAAAGTCTCGTGCCAAACGTGGTACTACGCAAAATCAGGGAGCACCAGTGTATTATCCTCACCCAGCTCCAGGTCCTCGGCCAAACAACCCTTATTTTTCTGAAACAAGTTCAGGTAGAAACAGCATCCGTGCTAAAAGAGGTAGgtaatctgttttttttttaaattatgcgTACCTCCATTATGTGAGGAAAACTGTCGCTACACCGTTTCCTTGGCCTATGTCATGCAAACAAAAAGCCGACGAACCTCGCATAAATTACCTAACAGAATTAACGTAATTTGAGAGATAGCCTACCAAGAAGGGAAATATGAGAAAAAAAGTCAATCAATAGTATATTCATGATCGTTGCCTGGTGCGCCACTGTGTTACGTATACTTATCATTGTTATGTTCTAAAGAGCAATTCCAGAAAGTCCGTGTTCCTTTTAGCTTCTCTTACGAAAATCTTAAGTTACTCCGTCGTAAGGCGTATTTGGACAATCTCACCTTGCTGAACGTTTCCTAGCCCAAATTTGTTTTCGGCATCACAGATGCTATTTTGGCTTGTGGGAAggagaaagtaaaagaaaaaaagaatagcaaTATTGTCGGCGAAGTTTACTAGTACTTTATTGAAGCCTTTCGTCACGAGCTTTGTATCATATTGACACAGTAGTACGCTGCTTTTCAGCAATCCACTAACTAAAATTAAAGTATTGAAAGCGTGATATGCGGTGAGAAATCACGCTGTTGCATGCCCGCTATTTTGTTTAGCCGACCATCGGTTTCATGTCACCTCCCATTTAATAGACCGAACGTGGGCACACTCCCACAATTTTGTGAAAAAGCCAATTGTCTGTTGTATCAACTATGAAACAGTTACGTCGTCATATTTGTTGTAACTACATTTtttcactacagcgttttgaggCATTACGACTGTTGTATAAATCACAGGACCGAGGTTCACCCGTCATGCATTTTAAGAGTGGTGCTGAGAATCGATTCTGGACGCCACAGAGGGCAAGATGCAGTGACGTAGAGAATGTTTGcatgcattgcaaaaaaaaaaaaaataagaagatgGTATTTCTCGactggccagtcgcgcggcaattttgtgtctattcgcgggcttctttcacgctaggaaaaacacttttatgtagcacgttttgagcaacagaaaagctgtatcgggagtttttcaagttgctctacaattttctcattgacacttttcgtctaattataacaTTCGAAAAggttattaattaattaagactaagtatatgtatttaggcggaatgcaaaacaataatctgagtatctccaagcgacggcaaacaacattaccttggttccgtccagctacgtggcatttgcatatcatAAAATCTAtgtgcatcatagttgggacaccttgaatATACGTGATACAAGCATGCGCAGATGTattattgaaaaagaaaaagacaggtTTGACTACTTCGCATACGCCTTAGAAATCGGGTTTCTATCgtgcacaaagaaagaaaagaatcaCTGACGCAGTCCTCTTTCCTCTTCTTCTGTAAAATACTTCCAGTAACAAACGGGCTTGCTCATTGCAGTTTTTGCCAAGAATCGTCGCTTCCCGAAACAATACCTCACAACCGCAAGATGCACGTGCTCGCCAAAACAATGCGCTCTTTAAAATGCTGGAGGCGTCACCTTTAGGAGTCGGTTGTTAACACATCTTGCAGTTTCAACAATTTCCGACAGGACAATGGCATGTCATATACCACCTCGCACGTGGATTTAACAAAAGGTGAAATGTTCTTTTTGGCGCACTCGTTTTTATTCCTTGCGGCGGCTATACCAGCAATGGCAAGCTTGGTGCAAAAAGCAGCTATAGAGCGAGGACTATGCGGGGCCTGCATGCCGTATATAACTGTTTAAGTGAAGAAACCGACCGTGAGTATTTtacactaaaataaaaaaaaaaaaaagcaaggacgCTCTACCCCTAACAGGACCCATCATTCTGACCTAGAGATCACAAGCCCATTGATTCACCACGACGCCACTATCTTTTTTCAATTAGAGAATGTTTCATTTAAAATACAGAATTTACAGCCGTGTTCTGCGTGTTAAATATATGTTGTGCATTGGCTCAGATTTTTGCTTGCTAGCGTACTATCTATAGTGTATGATTGCAATGCATTTTCTCGGCCACGGTGCACTAAGCAGAACCTTAAAAGCAGACCATCCTTACATGAGATTTTGCTCGGTCGCTTCGATTACTGATACATCGCGGGTAAAGCTCTCTATAGAATGCTTTTAAGCGGGCTTCGCAGCCGGATTAGCCATGACATAATTAGACCTGCTCTAGTTGACAACTAGCTGCTCtaggatattctagttgacattaagaggaaaaaaattggccgcatatcttgcttcgctgcaaatgacgacgaaagacgatagtcttctgccgcctctgataagtaacaccctctcttctcccgatcccacccctcacgctcgtcccctcccctctcactcctcccatgatggatgcaacagaggttttgctgaattgaatgcaaatttcccgcgttcgctctgCTTTCACGCCAACTGTTGGGGACCTTTTATTACTATTGGCTTAAAGCccgctacagagccgcggcttcagtcgccatttctaacgcattgatttttcattcaCTAATGTAAAAACAAGTcctatgtgtattcttaattaaatgaacgctgcgggtCGCGGTAGTGTagatatattttgcctcaaatagtcctgaggtttcctttgcgctgtataatgttgacgtgtatgaccccgtgccaccagtgctagtagcttggttagttttggccgggcggtgggatcgcgtgacagacagacagacagatgaagTTTTTCGCGTtgaggtagcccaagaaagactgtcgtccttaaaaatgaagctgggcaggccacgtaaagcgtaagatggataaccgatggaccattagagttacagaatggacaccaagagaagggaagtgcagacgcggacgcggacggcagaaaactaggtggggttatgaagttaggaaatttggaggcacaagttggaatcaagGAGGTTGAAACCTCTttggttggaatcagctagcgctagacagggccaattggagatcgcagggagaggctttcgtcctgcagtggacataaatataggctgctgctgctgctgctgctgctgctgacgatgAATTAGACCTGGCCCTCCATACAACATGCAGACCTAATAGGAATATTGCAGTGTGAAcgcctgtgattggaacgccttttctgttaccCATTCCtgttatttttccttttttttctctctctatctctctctttgccCTCTTTTCAACCcttatatcccccaccccagtgcagggtatcaAACCGGGAACTCGCATCTGGTTAACTTCTTTGCCATACCTCTCGCTTTTTCGCTCTCTTTCTTACTTCCCGGCATCGATTTTCGGGAGCGTTGCCATATAATTTAAAAAATTGCCATTATGAGTTTCGGTATAAATCAATCTTTAGCACCACGCTTGCCCTTACCCAGAACAAGTGAGCAtaattaaacgaaaaaaaaaaatcaccgccccttccaatTCACGAAGATgcttgaacagcgaagctgtgttagttacatcGAGTGTACGTGCActagtgttacatgtgcatgtgttgcacgtgatgcaattgcgtaaacacaagtaaacacagatctacaacaggaacttatattaTACTGAAAAGTTGCAAGGCGTAAACATATAGGCAGCGATTCCGACGTTACTCGACGAGTGCCctagttctctggtcgaaacctgccgagccgccgctagaggcatcggctgcagtcacggacaccgcgcgcgttcggcgcgaacg
This region of Dermacentor silvarum isolate Dsil-2018 chromosome 5, BIME_Dsil_1.4, whole genome shotgun sequence genomic DNA includes:
- the LOC119452741 gene encoding uncharacterized protein LOC119452741, whose product is MKPWLNVLWNTSGLHELGIYLPGMDEVQCRTLFRAVANNKALKKLVLQEVPLIANSKGSSNLVVLSRTIQELSLGDRVHLMNIIVTFENAPKILASAELPTVNFNNLRIEFSAERDLDSLMECCEALSHRGTLTSISVCCMLMREPAFGALLDWLAKSSTLTHVEIVACDHAGIESFCGYCIDMYDWVVSALSKNANIARVSLVGVKVQSKHLYVLCDCAYKHRNLIEISLAPNCRDVDTCIPNHSSSRNMDSYVAAMRELQEIMRKNACRVSAAAMFVLGEGILKGARVIESLHNHPRLLELVRKGACVTEAEAQAMAQRAMNRVRDCSLREYMRLTGVVKEKVERLDPESKEVHLVDLPDDFLIRVRRCLKLTHVVIPRGVEVCDWPTGPVPPLKCPFKHRACPVTPFLPSFPSPSPKKSSDNATGCP